In Phyllostomus discolor isolate MPI-MPIP mPhyDis1 chromosome 2, mPhyDis1.pri.v3, whole genome shotgun sequence, the following are encoded in one genomic region:
- the RIPPLY3 gene encoding protein ripply3 — MRPETAAGAREARGRVCHCPADGARGPPPPPPPPREPESSTPWRPWILTPRDAERTRPGGQLEAGGDQQTPGPKGAFGFQHPVRLYLPVSKRQEYLQSSGEKVLASFPVQATIHFYDDASDSEDTECEEDPPLPPREAQGQAEDRPGGPCGEELMRSGQRSGGQGSSPGGAECSSSK, encoded by the exons ATGAGACCAGAGACGGCGGCCGGAGCTCGGGAGGCGCGGGGTCGCGTCTGTCATTGCCCCGCGGACGGTGCCCGGgggccgccaccgccgccgccgccgccgcgcgaGCCCGAGAG CTCTACACCGTGGAGACCTTGGATCCTGACTCCCCGAGATGCTGAGCGGACCAGACCTGGAGGCCAG CTGGAAGCTGGGGGCGACCAACAGACTCCTGGACCGAAGGGGGCCTTTGGGTTTCAGCACCCTGTAAG GCTTTATTTACCCGTTTCCAAGCGCCAAGAATACCTGCAGAGCTCTGGGGAGAAAGTGCTGGCCAGTTTCCCGGTGCAAGCCACCATCCACTTCTATGACGACGCGTCGGACTCAGAGGACACAGAGTGCGAGGAAGACCCGCCGCTGCCTCCCCGGGAGGCGCAGGGCCAGGCGGAGGACCGCCCGGGAGGACCGTGCGGAGAGGAGCTGATGCGCTCAGGACAGAGATCTGGAGGACAGGGTAGCTCCCCGGGGGGCGCCGAGTGCTCTTCCTCCAAATAG